The Spinacia oleracea cultivar Varoflay chromosome 2, BTI_SOV_V1, whole genome shotgun sequence DNA segment TCCCTCAAACCAATTCTAGCTTAATTTGGGGTACGGCAGACGACGGTCTATTCTCGTGCTACCATTTAATTTTGGTAGACAACAAATAGTGGCAGAGTTCAGTCATGCCATGTGATGCATTTTCTTGCACTACTTGTGAATATATACAACTCTACATGCATTCGTGATCCTTGTTTGAAACCATACAAATGAAACAACAatgtcattttttttattattctcgAAATTTATACAAAGATTTCGAGTCTAGTAGACGCCCTAACGGCCTATTTTACCTCAGTACACACGTCTTGAATAACATCCTATAAAATTTTATCGGCAAATCAAGCTGGTCGGTATACATACGTATCCAATTTTTTCTTTTACTCCGAGCTTAAGAAATTACCgtgtctattttttttaattttttttctttaactcCATAAAGAAATTATTCTCAACATAAGAAAAGATCACCTAATATAAAAAACTATTCTCAATAGAATACTTTATTAAACTATAAATAAAAGAGATCCCTTAAGACCTTAAATTTTGGATCATATAGTACCCCATTATCAATTGTTAAGTGGGATATAGTGCCATTGCTTCGGCTTTTAGGTTTAATCCCTTTATAAGTGAACTTTTCACCCACTCTTTTCTTTGTCATTAACTCTATATTTACCAACATTTTGTTGTTTATGAGTCATACTTAGTCTGACGAATAAGAATCCACCATCTTAATTAAGATCATAAATTTGccaaatacggagtattaaaaaTGAATTTGCAATAATTTAGACATACCTTCTTCAAGTTGAAAGCAATATGTTTGGAACTGAATTTCTCCAAAGTATCAAAAGTATTCCTTGCACATTGAAAAGCTTGAATTTGCATAAATGCAGGCATATCTGTAACCAAAACCTTCACTTGTAACAATTCTATGGCGGAAACTACATCATTTTCCAATTTTGCCCCTACtgatttcctttccttttccacAAAATTCCCCACATAAGCCACATTCTTTTCTACATGGGAAACTGATTTCCTCCCCCCTTCtcctttccctttcccttgCAACTCTTTAAGGAATGGGAATTCCTTTCCCTTTCCCTCTACCTCACTATTACAAACTGATTTCCTTTCCCCTATACTAGTATTTACCTTGTTCCCATTACTCTTTGCCAAACTCATTAATTTACCTTCTACACTTGACACTGATTtcctttccctttccctttccttttCCAATATTCCCTTTTCCTTTTCCATTTCCTTTTCCGCACTATTGTTTGGTTTCGGTTTTGGTTTCGATTTCCTAAGACCCCATACGGTGGAAGAAATGATTCGCTTCGTGACCGATGTGGTCGGAGGTTGATATTCCGGCGTCCGGCTTCCGGTGGCGAACTTGTAGACATATAAGTTGCCTTTCTTTTGCTTTTCTAGTGTTGTTGCAttcatgtttttgtt contains these protein-coding regions:
- the LOC110792171 gene encoding uncharacterized protein; the protein is MNATTLEKQKKGNLYVYKFATGSRTPEYQPPTTSVTKRIISSTVWGLRKSKPKPKPNNSAEKEMEKEKGILEKERERERKSVSSVEGKLMSLAKSNGNKVNTSIGERKSVCNSEVEGKGKEFPFLKELQGKGKGEGGRKSVSHVEKNVAYVGNFVEKERKSVGAKLENDVVSAIELLQVKVLVTDMPAFMQIQAFQCARNTFDTLEKFSSKHIAFNLKKEFDKVYGPAWHCIVGSSFGSFVTHATGCFLYFSMEKLCILLFRTKVQRALQK